One genomic region from Capra hircus breed San Clemente chromosome 6, ASM170441v1, whole genome shotgun sequence encodes:
- the CCDC96 gene encoding coiled-coil domain-containing protein 96 — protein sequence MDDHTGDPETEDGEVESLVSRLSGVKASSVPQSPVEPAEPEPVTKTVEASEEGAAAPKPAKSQEGLAVTEAAGEEGPGELESPAEAQEEAEPGEPREAGPGEPAEPEPEEPEGEGVEEEGEEEEVVAAAEPGRKEVPSQISLQQTAAGKEEAAAARGAEREGQVEEEEESEASEEGLEARFPQKDEDKLRNLDEGLGLEPYDWSEEVQKKQEQQLRAELLEQYRALVVERGRYQRYNIYLQHKIFEALRKKKGVEAAAEAPGGDRGAEPEAPEKEQAYLRHLAVLEDLRKQEADDLRWYHHELDQLKLQCQEKVSRVDKEWRRFQALKKQVVMQAMGSCRMRGGRQVALREVEQIQALEDKKEKEMSAVRLENVQLKQSLVHFETRMRTQEDLTEGLLLIDFEQLKIENQTFNEKVEERNEELLKLRGKVTNNVQIITHVKEKLHFVDIENMCKKADLVEIEARVARKRDILTKTKQARDGLRLDNIRLNQKCGLLGKESLLRDMEEKVDRTEVLNQRLVSLKHHHAGLVLSCRGVKQKIREAKAFLPS from the coding sequence ATGGACGACCACACTGGGGACCCAGAGACGGAAGATGGAGAGGTGGAGAGCCTGGTCTCGCGGCTGTCCGGGGTCAAGGCCAGCTCCGTCCCCCAGTCCCCGGTGGAACCCGCGGAGCCGGAGCCGGTGACGAAGACCGTAGAGGCTTCGGAGGAAGGCGCCGCCGCGCCGAAGCCGGCCAAATCCCAGGAAGGGCTGGCGGTCACCGAAGCTGCTGGCGAGGAGGGGCCCGGAGAGCTTGAGAGCCCAGCCGAGGCCCAGGAGGAAGCCGAGCCAGGGGAGCCGCGGGAGGCCGGGCCTGGGGAGCCAGCCGAGCCGGAGCCCGAGGAACCCGAGGGGGAGGGAGTGGAGGAGGAAGGCGAAGAAGAGGAGGTGGTGGCGGCGGCGGAGCCCGGGAGGAAGGAAGTCCCGTCGCAGATCTCCCTGCAGCAGACCGCGGCCGGTAAGGAAGAGGCCGCGGCAGCCCGGGGCGCTGAGCGGGAAGGCCAggtagaggaggaggaagagagcgaGGCGAGCGAGGAGGGGCTGGAGGCTCGGTTCCCCCAGAAAGACGAGGACAAGCTGAGAAACCTGGACGAGGGGCTTGGGCTCGAGCCTTACGACTGGAGCGAGGAGGTGCAGAAgaagcaggagcagcagctgcgcgcCGAGCTTCTGGAGCAGTACCGCGCCCTGGTGGTGGAGCGCGGCCGCTACCAACGCTACAACATCTACCTGCAGCACAAGATCTTCGAGGCGCTGCGCAAGAAGAAGGGTGTGGAGGCCGCCGCCGAGGCGCCTGGAGGCGACAGGGGCGCGGAGCCCGAGGCCCCCGAGAAAGAGCAGGCCTACCTCCGCCATCTGGCCGTCCTGGAGGACCTGCGGAAGCAGGAGGCCGACGACCTGCGCTGGTATCACCACGAGCTGGACCAGCTGAAGCTGCAGTGCCAAGAGAAGGTCTCCCGGGTGGACAAGGAGTGGCGGCGCTTCCAGGCGCTCAAGAAGCAGGTGGTGATGCAGGCCATGGGCAGCTGCCGGATGAGGGGCGGCCGCCAGGTCGCTCTGCGAGAGGTGGAGCAGATCCAGGCGCTGGAGGataagaaggagaaggagatgagcgCAGTGAGGCTAGAGAACGTGCAGCTGAAGCAGAGCCTGGTGCATTTTGAAACCAGGATGAGGACCCAGGAGGACCTGACCGAGGGCCTGCTCCTGATAGACTTTGAACAGCTCAAGATCGAGAACCAGACCTTCAACGAGAAGGTCGAGGAGCGGAATGAGGAGCTCCTGAAACTGCGAGGCAAGGTGACCAACAACGTGCAGATAATAACTCACGTGAAGGAAAAGTTACACTTTGTGGACATAGAAAACATGTGTAAAAAGGCAGACCTCGTGGAGATTGAGGCTCGGGTGGCCCGGAAGAGGGACATCTTGACCAAGACTAAGCAAGCCCGAGATGGCCTGCGGCTTGACAACATCAGGCTGAATCAGAAGTGTGGGCTTCTGGGCAAGGAGTCCCTCCTCCGGGACATGGAAGAGAAGGTGGACAGGACGGAGGTGCTCAACCAGCGCCTGGTGAGCCTGAAGCACCACCACGCCGGGCTCGTTCTGTCCTGCAGAGGCGTGAAGCAGAAGATCAGGGAGGCCAAGGCCTTTCTGCCCTCCTGA